One stretch of Pseudomonas sp. NC02 DNA includes these proteins:
- a CDS encoding bestrophin family protein: MNAAIIKKYRLIIKTMGYVGWALFWLLLWDIAVTVDFMLFLNSKINLPLMPLTLLGSALVVLISFRNSSAYNRWWEARTLWGAMVNNSRSFARQVLTLLDDPDNEVNPIKATLLRRHVAYVNCLAAHLRGQPCPEEIRAFLPANEFARSTSTNNFSNDIINGSAALLAQEYKAGRLDSIRLARLESTLVDLSNSQGGMERIANTPLPYPYVYFPRLFISLFCLIVPVGLVESLGWFTPLASTVVGFMLLAIERIGTDLQSPFRDSEHQIQMEALCETIEKNLQSMQRDSLGGERIS; encoded by the coding sequence TTGAACGCTGCCATCATCAAAAAATACCGCCTGATCATCAAGACCATGGGCTATGTAGGCTGGGCGCTGTTCTGGCTGCTGCTCTGGGATATCGCCGTCACCGTGGACTTCATGCTGTTCCTCAACAGCAAGATCAACCTGCCGCTGATGCCGCTCACCCTGCTCGGCTCGGCGCTGGTGGTGCTGATCAGTTTCCGCAACAGCAGCGCCTACAACCGCTGGTGGGAAGCACGCACGTTATGGGGCGCGATGGTCAACAATTCCCGCAGCTTCGCCCGGCAAGTGCTGACGCTGCTGGATGACCCGGACAATGAGGTCAACCCGATAAAGGCGACCTTGCTGCGCCGTCACGTGGCGTATGTGAACTGCCTGGCGGCGCACTTGCGGGGCCAGCCTTGCCCGGAAGAAATCCGCGCCTTCCTGCCGGCCAACGAGTTCGCCCGCAGCACCAGTACCAATAACTTTTCCAACGACATCATCAACGGCTCCGCAGCCCTGCTGGCCCAGGAATACAAGGCCGGGCGCCTGGACAGCATTCGCCTGGCGCGGTTGGAGTCGACCCTGGTGGATTTGTCCAACAGCCAGGGCGGCATGGAGCGCATCGCCAATACACCGCTGCCCTACCCTTACGTGTATTTCCCGCGGCTGTTCATCTCGCTGTTCTGCCTGATCGTGCCGGTGGGCCTGGTGGAATCCCTGGGCTGGTTCACCCCGCTGGCGTCCACGGTGGTGGGCTTCATGCTGCTGGCCATCGAACGCATCGGCACCGATTTGCAAAGCCCGTTCCGCGACAGCGAGCACCAGATCCAGATGGAAGCCCTTTGCGAAACCATCGAGAAAAACCTGCAGTCGATGCAGCGTGATTCCCTGGGGGGTGAGCGGATCAGTTAA